The nucleotide window CCCCGGTAGGCATAGCCGCAGGAGCAGCCGCCGGAGCGGGTGCCGGTTATTTGTATGACCGCCACAAAAAATCCAAGGAAAAAGCATACGAAGACGGGTATAAAGACGGCCAGAAAAAAAGCCAATAATATCTCTGCTTAACGCTTATTTCTAAATGAATCGATACACCGCACCTTTTAAGTTTGAGTTCATTTTAAAGAAGGAGAAAACCATGAAAAAGTTATTGATTATAGCCATTATCGTCATCAGCCTGGGACTGGTCATTGGAGGGTGTTCATCGGATACCGGCAGGCGGACCGGCACAGGCGCTGCCATTGGTGCTGCCGGCGGTGGCCTCATTGGTGCCGCAGCGGGCAACACCCCCGTAGGATTAGCAGTCGGGGCCGCTGCCGGGGCGGGCGCAGGTTATTTGTACGACCGTCACAAAAAGTCTGAAGAAAAAGCGTACGAAGAAGGTTACAAGGACGGGCAGAAAAAAAGCCAATAATCGCCATACAGTGATCGCATCTTGGCCTAACCGCCAACTGCTGTAACCCAATTTTATCCAAAAGATAGTCTTTATACGAATGCAGTAGATCTGACATGATGGACTGGATGTCATCTCGTTGGACTTTCTAGTTTAGCCTAAAAAGACCTACCAAATGGTCATGCAAACCGAGTGTGCATGCGAGCTCTCCGCACATCGAAAGATGCTGCGGTGAAGCTCCACACGCTCGGTTTTTCTTTTTCGCACCTACCCATATTGATTCGCGCTTACCGAACCAACAAGCCTGCTGTTGGGGCAGCCGTGTGCCACATTACGGTATAAATATCTGTATTAGTTGGATTTTCATATACTTACAGATCCATATTTTGATTGACAAATAAATTCATTGTGTGGTAGATGGCTCTTTCTGCAAATCACAATAAGGAGGAGGAAACGGATGAGCAAATTCTTTAAATCCCCCTGGCTTGAAGTCAATGTGATGGTGCTGGTGCTCATCATATCGTATGTTGCGTTGAGCCTGTTCACTTTTGGTGCGGAGACGCAACCCGGCCAAATGTCCGGCGCAGCCATTTGGGGATGGATTTTCGGATTCTTTTTACTCAGTTTTGCTATTGCGATGGTGGCCGTGATCGGCGGCATTGGCGGCGGTGTTTTATTTACGCCTTTTATGCTGGCTTTTACACCTGTGGACAGTCTCATTGTCCGGGCCACTGGTCTGATTGTGGCCATGTTCAGCGGTCTGATCTCCACCGGTCCTTTTATGAAAGGCGGCCTGGCCAACTTAAAAATCTGTATATTCTGTGCGGCTGCATATGGTGTCGGGGCTTTCGGTGGCGCCCAGGGCGCCATTTACGTAGCCCAGCACCTGGGAGAGACCGGCGAAGGCCTCGTGCGCCTGGCCCTGGGTCTCATTCTATGTTCGCTGGCGGTTTATTTTCTGGTCGGCGGTAAGAAAATCGAGTGGCCCGAGGTTAAAAAAGTGGATGGCTTCACAAAACGACTCAAGCTCTCCCAACCCTACTTCGAGGTATCCCTAAACAAGGTCATTGATTATCCGCTGACCCGGGCCGGTTGGGTGCTGGGGGCCATTATCGGCGTGGGCCTGCTTTCCGGATTTTTCGGCCTGGGAGCCGGCTGGGCCATCGTACCGGCCCAAAATGTGATCATGGCCGTTCCCCTCAAGGTGGCGGCTGCCAACAGCGGGGTTCTGCTTGGTATGGGCGATTGTATTGCCGTTTGGCCTTATCTGCTAATGGGCGCCATCATTCCGGTCTTTGCTGCGCCATGGCTGGTCGGGCAGGTGCTGGGCGGCTTGCTCGGCTCCCTAATTCTGATCCGGGTCAAGGCTGGTTTTGTCAGGTTCCTGCTCATCGGTTTTATGTTTTTTGCCTGCTTCGGGCTGCTGACCAAGGGTCTCGGCATGCTGGGTGTCATCGGCGCGGTGCCGATATGGCTCAACGGGTTGGTATTTCTGGTGATATTTGCCGCCGTTACCCGTTCCATTATTAAATTCACACGATCAGAATCCTAAAGGAGGAGATGATATGAGTGCTCCAGAAACCCCGACAATGCCGCGTGCACAAACTGTATATGGTGCCATCGTATACTGGGTGACCATCGTCGCCTGTCTGATCTGCACGGTCGGTCCGGTCATATCCGTGGCAGCGCCGGAAAACAATGTTTTAAATCCCTATAAGCTTTTTAACGCCATTTTTCAGGGCAAAGATGCCCAGACCGTATGGCAGGAAGTGGGCGGCGGATTCCCCGGTGGTCATTTTTATCTGAAGTATTTCACCTACGGCGATGGCTTCACGCAGTTTGGTCTGGCTTTGGGCTGCAGCGTCGCCTTGTGGGCTCTGGTTGCCGCGGCGTTTGCATATGTCTCTGACAAGATTTATCTTTATGTATGGCTTTCATTATGGGTAGCCGCTATGGTTGCCCTGTCCATGATTGGGATATTGGCAGCGCACTAAGCATAAGGATGAAATCTAACATCTGGCAACCGTGCTATGAGCGCTGAGCTTATTCGGGAGGATATTATTATGACAGAACTGGTATGTGTATGTCCCTTAACCCGGGGTGAAAGAATCCTGGTGGCTGTTGACGGGTCCGACTTTAGTATGGCCGCGGTGGAACAGGCCATCAGCCTGGGAGGGATTTGTAACAGTCAAATATTTGTCGTCAGTGTTGTCGATCTGTATCCGGAACAAATGGAAGTTGCCCCGACCCTTGTGGAACATATGTCAGAAGAGGTCCGGCAGCATCTTGATGAGGCCAAAGCAAAGGTCGACAAAGCCAAAATACCATGCGAGACCATCGTTCACATGGGGGGCGCGCCGCACGAATTTATTGTCCAGGAAGCAAAGGATAAAAATGTTGATCTGATCCTCATGGGAACCCATGGCCGCACCGGGCTCAAACGGGTCCTAATGGGCAGTGTCGCCCAAAGTGTGATTGCGCACTCGCCCTGCCCCGTCATGGTGGTTCCGACGACTACAAAATAGCGCCTGGATCTATTTCCCAAGTGTTCATTGATGTGCGCTGGACAAAGTGGACTGCGCCAATCGTCAGTTAGAGTTGGCCAATCAATGCACCCAAATTTTGATGGTGGGAATTAATCTAGCGCATTAATTGCTAAGGTTAAAGCTATATCAAAAATTGTAGATAAGGTTCAAAGGCAAGGCAAAAATCGATTCAAAAGCGGAGTATACACGTAAGTATGCGAGCATTTTGAATCGATTTTTAACGCAGCCCTTGAGCCTTATATGCATTTTTGAGATAGCTTTTAGCGTTTATCGATGGGGATAAACTTAGTCTGCGTCGGACCGGTGTATATCTGGCGGGGGCGACCCAATTTCCAGTTGGGATCATCCAGGCTTTCCTTCCACTGCGCAATCCAGCCCGGTAATCGACCAATGGCAAACATAACCGTAAACATGTTGGTCGGGATACCGATGGCCCGCAACACAATACCGCTGTAAAAATCGACATTCGGGTACAGATTGTGCTCGATGAAATAATCATCTTTTAGCGCCACCTCTTCAAGTTCTTTGGCAATATCCAGCAGCGGATCGGAAATTTTCAGTTTGGCCAAAAGCGCGTCACACATCTTTTTCATAATCTTGGCCCGTGGGTCGTATGTCTTGTATACCCGGTGCCCGAATCCCATCAGGCGAAAGGGGTCCTTTTTGTCTTTGGCCCTTTCAATCGCCGTGTCCATATTTTTGTTCTCGGCAATATCACTGAGCATTTCAATAACGGCCTGGTTGGCCCCGCCATGCAACGGGCCCCACAAAGCGGCAATGCCGGCTGAGATAGCGGCATACAGCGTCACCCGGGCGCTTCCCACCAGCCGCACCGCCGATGTCGAGCAGTTTTGTTCATGGTCGGCATGCAAAATCCAAAATACGCGCAAAGCATCGACGGCATCGCGATCAAGCTCATAGGGTTTGACCGGTGAATCAAACATCATATTTAAAAAATTGGCGCAGTAAGCCAAATCCGGTCGAGGATAGACCACTTTATGACCTCTTGAAATTTTATAGGACATGGCCGCCAGCGTTCGAATCTTGGAGAGCAAGCGGGTCATGGTCATGTTAATCTCTTCTTCCAGGTTCTGTAACTCCGGATAAAAACTTCTCAGGGCATTGACCATCGACGACAGAATTCCCATGGGATGAGAAGAACGCGGAAAGCTTTCATAGAAGGTGCGCATGTCTTCATGCACCAGCGAGTTGTCGTTGAGCAGGATCGAAAATTGGGTCAGCTCCTCGCGATTCGGCAAGCGGCCATTGATCAAAAGATAAGCGGTTTCTTTAAAGGTGGCCTTGGCGGCCAGCTCCTCCACCGGAATACCGCGATATCGCAATATGCCCTTTTCCCCGTCCATAAAGGTGATGGAACTAGAGCAGCTGCCGGTATTGGCATAACCGGGATCAAGGGTGATCAGGCCAGTGTTGGCCCGCAACTGCGAAATATCAATGCCCCTTTCCCCCTCGGAGCCCTCGACAATCGGAAGTTCATATTCATTTTGACCGTAAATCAGTTTAACCGTCTCTGTCATCGTTTTGTCCTCTTTCAATTACCGAGTAACATACAAAAAAGTTTTTACCTGAATCTTGCATGAAAATTAATGAGAAGTTGAGATTGCATTAA belongs to Desulfobacterales bacterium and includes:
- a CDS encoding citrate synthase, which translates into the protein MTETVKLIYGQNEYELPIVEGSEGERGIDISQLRANTGLITLDPGYANTGSCSSSITFMDGEKGILRYRGIPVEELAAKATFKETAYLLINGRLPNREELTQFSILLNDNSLVHEDMRTFYESFPRSSHPMGILSSMVNALRSFYPELQNLEEEINMTMTRLLSKIRTLAAMSYKISRGHKVVYPRPDLAYCANFLNMMFDSPVKPYELDRDAVDALRVFWILHADHEQNCSTSAVRLVGSARVTLYAAISAGIAALWGPLHGGANQAVIEMLSDIAENKNMDTAIERAKDKKDPFRLMGFGHRVYKTYDPRAKIMKKMCDALLAKLKISDPLLDIAKELEEVALKDDYFIEHNLYPNVDFYSGIVLRAIGIPTNMFTVMFAIGRLPGWIAQWKESLDDPNWKLGRPRQIYTGPTQTKFIPIDKR
- a CDS encoding sulfite exporter TauE/SafE family protein, giving the protein MSKFFKSPWLEVNVMVLVLIISYVALSLFTFGAETQPGQMSGAAIWGWIFGFFLLSFAIAMVAVIGGIGGGVLFTPFMLAFTPVDSLIVRATGLIVAMFSGLISTGPFMKGGLANLKICIFCAAAYGVGAFGGAQGAIYVAQHLGETGEGLVRLALGLILCSLAVYFLVGGKKIEWPEVKKVDGFTKRLKLSQPYFEVSLNKVIDYPLTRAGWVLGAIIGVGLLSGFFGLGAGWAIVPAQNVIMAVPLKVAAANSGVLLGMGDCIAVWPYLLMGAIIPVFAAPWLVGQVLGGLLGSLILIRVKAGFVRFLLIGFMFFACFGLLTKGLGMLGVIGAVPIWLNGLVFLVIFAAVTRSIIKFTRSES
- a CDS encoding glycine zipper domain-containing protein; amino-acid sequence: MKKLLIIAIIVISLGLVIGGCSSDTGRRTGTGAAIGAAGGGLIGAAAGNTPVGLAVGAAAGAGAGYLYDRHKKSEEKAYEEGYKDGQKKSQ
- a CDS encoding universal stress protein; amino-acid sequence: MTELVCVCPLTRGERILVAVDGSDFSMAAVEQAISLGGICNSQIFVVSVVDLYPEQMEVAPTLVEHMSEEVRQHLDEAKAKVDKAKIPCETIVHMGGAPHEFIVQEAKDKNVDLILMGTHGRTGLKRVLMGSVAQSVIAHSPCPVMVVPTTTK